From the genome of Deinococcus aquaedulcis, one region includes:
- a CDS encoding hybrid sensor histidine kinase/response regulator, translating into MTQPHTPVTLDADLTATYLQDARSVVAGLEDATVDLWVPDARPAAMERLWVLSHRLHGTAALYSYPQTAALAALMERLMEGRAGLGEGSVQPLTEIIERMITCLSRALDLVETGRGEGEVGLHFAELAGPAQVTEFLKTQPFRLEARSSQQGAKEEAFAVTNAEIWEDFGPEASDLMTLLRAGLHAEAPDLAALFRAAHTLKGSSAMVGLAPLADVGHAMEDLLGAAREDAVTLERALRLLDDGLNLAGAVLAHAEGRAEDPAERVPLYRSMVAALLAGQEVTPTAPAGPEAAAPTAAPERLSVRVDSARLDGMLDDVAGLVAARARLNGLFLRQGQVAASLDAAHERVQRTVRDFEERYLNPHLQMGAQNAAAQNTSSQTARDGQLQDRLSDFGALELDTYDDLNILARAVTELSADLVEVRAQTAQTISALGDEVTALEKLTRQLRVELSRARLVPLSRVTAPLHRWASRRTDLTLTIEGEDSLLDAQHAGPLGEALLHLLTNAAVHGGEGEAARVAAGKPAQLNIQVSAGVTDGQLHVTVRDDGKGLNFDALRARALQSGHASAGELATYTDEQTAQLVFLPGLSTAQQVTQEAGRGVGMDAVRDAIARMGGRVSLTSRPGRGTAVRLTVPVAQQITDVLVMRVGSVRVAVLATQLQGMSALDGVAPEGALDLSAVWGEAPARQRYVARLSLPGGDTLSVIVDEFLSLEEIVLRPAGNLLGGLEYLSGMTTLMDVSGQAYPVAVLDPAGLGRMKARPQRARAAVGSAAQAHVLLVDDSLSVRRHVGRTLERAGFTVTTAHDGQDALERLLAGLNADLVLSDLEMPRMNGFELLRALRATPEHAATPVVMMTTRAGEKHQQLAMELGANDYLAKPAEERLLLRRLTALLPGRAEVPA; encoded by the coding sequence ATGACGCAGCCCCACACCCCGGTCACCCTGGACGCGGACCTGACCGCCACGTACCTGCAGGATGCCCGCAGCGTCGTGGCGGGCCTGGAGGACGCCACCGTGGACCTCTGGGTGCCCGACGCCCGCCCGGCCGCCATGGAGCGGCTGTGGGTGCTCAGCCACCGCCTGCACGGCACCGCCGCCCTGTACAGCTACCCCCAGACCGCCGCCCTGGCCGCCCTGATGGAGCGCCTGATGGAAGGCCGTGCCGGACTGGGCGAAGGCTCGGTGCAGCCCCTGACCGAGATCATTGAGCGCATGATCACCTGCCTCAGCCGGGCCCTGGATCTGGTGGAAACCGGCCGGGGTGAAGGCGAGGTGGGACTGCACTTTGCCGAGCTTGCCGGCCCCGCGCAGGTCACCGAATTCCTGAAGACCCAGCCGTTTCGCCTGGAAGCCCGCTCCAGCCAGCAGGGCGCCAAGGAAGAAGCCTTTGCGGTCACCAACGCCGAGATCTGGGAAGACTTCGGGCCCGAAGCCTCGGACCTGATGACCCTGCTGCGCGCTGGCCTGCACGCCGAAGCGCCCGACCTCGCCGCGCTGTTCCGCGCCGCGCACACCCTGAAGGGCTCCAGCGCGATGGTGGGCCTCGCCCCGCTGGCCGATGTGGGCCACGCCATGGAAGACCTGCTGGGCGCCGCCCGTGAGGACGCCGTGACCCTGGAGCGTGCCCTGCGGCTGCTAGACGACGGCCTGAACCTCGCGGGCGCCGTGCTGGCCCACGCCGAGGGCCGCGCCGAGGACCCCGCCGAGCGGGTGCCGCTGTACCGCAGCATGGTCGCGGCGCTGCTGGCCGGCCAGGAAGTGACCCCCACCGCCCCCGCTGGCCCCGAGGCCGCCGCTCCCACGGCCGCCCCCGAGCGCCTGAGTGTGCGTGTGGACAGCGCCCGCCTGGACGGCATGCTAGACGACGTGGCTGGGCTGGTGGCCGCCCGCGCCCGTCTGAACGGCCTCTTCCTGCGCCAGGGGCAGGTGGCTGCCAGCCTGGACGCCGCCCACGAGCGGGTGCAGCGCACGGTGCGCGACTTTGAAGAGCGCTACCTGAACCCCCACCTGCAAATGGGGGCCCAGAATGCCGCGGCCCAGAACACTTCGTCTCAGACGGCCCGCGACGGTCAGCTGCAGGACCGCCTGAGCGACTTCGGGGCGCTGGAGCTGGACACCTACGACGACCTGAACATCCTGGCCCGCGCGGTGACCGAGTTGAGCGCCGACCTTGTGGAAGTGCGCGCCCAGACCGCCCAGACCATCAGCGCACTGGGCGATGAAGTAACCGCCCTGGAAAAGCTGACCCGCCAGCTGCGCGTGGAACTCAGCCGCGCCCGACTGGTGCCGCTGTCGCGCGTGACCGCCCCCCTGCACCGCTGGGCCTCGCGCCGCACCGACCTGACCTTGACCATTGAGGGTGAAGACAGCCTGCTGGACGCCCAGCATGCCGGCCCGCTGGGCGAGGCGCTGCTGCACCTGCTGACCAACGCGGCGGTGCACGGCGGCGAGGGCGAAGCCGCCCGCGTGGCCGCTGGCAAGCCGGCCCAGCTGAACATTCAGGTGAGCGCGGGTGTGACCGACGGCCAGCTGCACGTGACCGTGCGCGACGACGGCAAGGGCCTGAACTTTGACGCCCTGCGCGCCCGCGCCCTGCAGTCCGGCCACGCCAGTGCCGGGGAACTGGCGACCTACACCGACGAACAGACCGCCCAGCTGGTGTTCCTGCCAGGCCTGAGCACCGCGCAGCAGGTCACCCAGGAAGCTGGGCGCGGCGTGGGCATGGACGCCGTGCGCGACGCGATTGCCCGCATGGGTGGCCGCGTGAGCCTGACCAGCCGCCCTGGCCGGGGCACCGCCGTGCGCCTGACGGTGCCGGTGGCGCAGCAGATTACCGACGTGCTGGTGATGCGGGTGGGTAGCGTGCGCGTGGCGGTGCTGGCCACGCAGCTGCAGGGCATGAGCGCCCTGGACGGCGTGGCCCCGGAGGGCGCGCTGGACCTGAGCGCGGTGTGGGGCGAGGCCCCGGCCCGCCAGCGCTACGTGGCTCGTCTGTCCCTGCCCGGGGGCGATACCCTGAGCGTGATCGTGGACGAATTCCTGAGCCTGGAAGAAATCGTGCTGCGGCCAGCGGGCAACCTGCTGGGCGGCCTGGAGTACCTCAGCGGCATGACCACGCTGATGGACGTGAGTGGTCAGGCCTATCCGGTGGCGGTGCTGGACCCGGCGGGCCTGGGCCGCATGAAGGCCCGGCCCCAGCGGGCGCGTGCGGCCGTGGGCAGCGCTGCCCAGGCACATGTCCTGCTGGTGGACGACAGCCTGAGCGTGCGCCGCCACGTGGGGCGCACCCTGGAGCGCGCGGGCTTTACCGTGACCACTGCCCACGACGGCCAGGACGCCCTGGAACGCCTGCTGGCCGGCCTGAACGCTGACCTTGTGCTGAGTGACCTGGAAATGCCCCGAATGAACGGTTTTGAACTGCTGCGCGCCCTACGCGCCACCCCCGAACACGCCGCCACGCCCGTGGTCATGATGACCACCCGCGCGGGCGAGAAGCACCAGCAACTCGCCATGGAACTGGGGGCCAACGATTACCTCGCCAAACCCGCCGAGGAGCGGCTGCTGCTGCGCCGCCTCACGGCCCTGCTGCCGGGGCGCGCGGAGGTGCCGGCGTGA
- the dnaJ gene encoding molecular chaperone DnaJ yields the protein MDYYELLGVARSASADEIKSAYRKLALKYHPDRNKEAGAAEKFAQINEAYAVLSDAEKRAHYDRFGSAPGAGMPGGDPFGGMGGAGFDPMDIFEQLFGGAVGGRGRRGPARGDDLETEAHVTLAQARAGEEIQVTVDRLTDCEHCHGSRTEPGGKPPVSCTTCGGVGAVRAQARTIFGVVETQQPCPTCRGEGQTIQDPCTVCKGRGRTLKEETVSVKLPRGIDEGYRIRVSGMGNEGPGGNGDLYVHIEMERHPELRREQEHLIHTAKIGFAKAALGGQITVPTLDGPVPVEVKAGTQHGELHRLRGQGMPRLQGAGTGDLIVEYDVVVPKPSQLNPEAREALLAYARAVGDEVNEKHEGFLGKVGKIFRGE from the coding sequence ATGGATTACTACGAACTGCTGGGCGTGGCGCGAAGCGCGAGCGCCGATGAGATCAAGTCCGCTTACCGCAAACTGGCCCTGAAATACCACCCGGACCGCAACAAGGAGGCCGGGGCGGCCGAGAAGTTCGCACAGATCAACGAGGCCTACGCGGTGCTCAGCGACGCCGAGAAGCGCGCGCACTACGACCGCTTTGGCAGCGCGCCGGGGGCCGGGATGCCCGGCGGCGATCCCTTTGGCGGCATGGGCGGGGCCGGCTTTGACCCCATGGACATCTTCGAGCAGCTGTTCGGCGGCGCGGTGGGTGGCCGGGGGCGCCGGGGTCCGGCCCGGGGTGACGACCTGGAAACCGAGGCCCACGTCACGCTGGCCCAGGCCCGCGCGGGCGAGGAGATCCAGGTCACGGTGGACCGCCTGACCGACTGCGAGCACTGCCACGGCAGCCGCACCGAGCCCGGCGGCAAGCCGCCTGTGTCCTGCACCACCTGCGGCGGCGTGGGTGCCGTGCGCGCGCAGGCCCGCACCATCTTCGGCGTGGTGGAAACCCAGCAGCCCTGCCCCACCTGCCGGGGCGAGGGTCAGACCATTCAGGACCCCTGCACGGTCTGTAAGGGCCGGGGCCGCACCCTGAAAGAAGAAACGGTCAGCGTGAAGCTGCCCCGGGGCATTGACGAGGGCTACCGCATCCGCGTGAGCGGCATGGGCAACGAGGGCCCCGGCGGCAACGGCGACCTGTACGTGCACATCGAAATGGAGCGCCACCCCGAGCTGCGCCGCGAGCAGGAGCACCTGATTCACACGGCCAAAATCGGCTTTGCCAAGGCGGCGCTGGGCGGGCAGATCACTGTGCCCACCCTGGATGGTCCGGTGCCAGTGGAGGTCAAGGCCGGCACCCAGCACGGCGAACTGCACCGGCTGCGCGGCCAGGGTATGCCCCGCCTGCAGGGTGCCGGCACCGGCGACCTGATCGTGGAATACGATGTGGTGGTCCCCAAACCCAGCCAGCTGAACCCTGAAGCGCGTGAAGCCCTGCTGGCCTACGCCCGCGCCGTGGGCGACGAGGTGAACGAGAAGCACGAGGGTTTTCTGGGCAAGGTGGGCAAGATCTTCCGGGGCGAGTAG
- a CDS encoding methyl-accepting chemotaxis protein, with protein MQIPYQTARLARSVRKTNVQRVGWLGQLRVGQKLSLAALAFGLPITGLVGALLIEQQKDVTFAQQELAGITQFAPLRDINGGLAAFVDRALSGDAAGAEKAGAAVDNAINRLEAQVAPEYRERVQALRRDWKILPDSIGTQPDLAVLQTYGQLLSTYQRDLSEDLLTQSNLMLDPQADSFFLMEASLRNLPKMSTLLNLAYLTVEAGNREPGDDTAYLNVLRDLNVQLLDSVAAYNTSIERAVRYNPSLKPVGEAAEKLSDAVTPAVADLGAAVESNSLKAVNVNTIRGDALLQVTASFNGGVKELTRVIEERKDRIERARLLTLAAIIGALVLAFTLLIRLSRSIVKPLSELTRASRAVSQGDLNVLVPVQTRDELGFMAHTFNGATAQLRENEAKNAMEREEALKLQANIGNFLDVTMDIAGGDLTRRGVVSEDVLGNVVDSINVMVDELGAVLGEVQKASQSVTAASRDMLSTTDQIVQGADTTTSETRRVADQVRAVTEGFREMAEAAQQSAESARQALEASQQGREAVLGTLDGMQNIRREVQGVSKRIKTLGDRSLEIQEIVDTISRLSSQTNLLALNASIEAAGAGAAGSRFAIVADEVRKLADSSAQATARIASLIRTVQLEITEVVASVEDGTREVEQGYRVASAAGERIEQLGKLAAESAQFAERINAATTEQVKSVEQVKEAVEQIGQVAEQSHESVQRGRDAAQRLQHLAQNLLQGLSRFKIPTN; from the coding sequence ATGCAAATTCCGTATCAGACTGCTCGTCTCGCCCGCTCTGTGCGCAAAACCAATGTCCAGCGTGTTGGCTGGCTGGGTCAGCTGCGCGTGGGTCAAAAGCTCTCGCTGGCCGCGCTGGCCTTCGGTCTGCCCATCACCGGCCTCGTGGGCGCGCTGCTGATCGAACAGCAAAAAGACGTGACCTTCGCCCAGCAGGAGCTGGCCGGGATCACCCAGTTCGCGCCGCTGCGCGACATCAACGGGGGCCTCGCCGCCTTTGTGGACCGCGCGCTGTCCGGTGACGCCGCTGGCGCCGAAAAGGCCGGCGCCGCTGTGGACAACGCCATTAACCGGCTGGAAGCCCAGGTGGCCCCCGAGTACCGCGAGCGTGTGCAGGCCCTGCGCCGTGACTGGAAGATTCTGCCCGACTCCATTGGCACCCAGCCGGACCTCGCCGTGCTGCAGACCTACGGCCAGCTGCTCTCCACCTACCAGCGCGACCTGAGCGAGGACTTGCTGACCCAGTCGAACCTGATGCTGGACCCCCAGGCCGACTCGTTCTTCCTGATGGAAGCCTCGCTGCGCAACCTGCCCAAGATGTCCACGCTGCTGAACCTCGCCTACCTGACGGTTGAAGCGGGGAACCGCGAGCCCGGCGACGACACCGCTTACCTGAACGTGCTGCGCGACCTGAACGTGCAGTTGCTGGACAGCGTGGCCGCCTACAACACCAGCATTGAGCGCGCGGTGCGCTACAACCCGTCCCTGAAGCCGGTGGGCGAGGCCGCCGAGAAGCTGAGTGACGCGGTGACCCCGGCGGTGGCCGACCTGGGCGCGGCCGTGGAGTCCAACAGCCTGAAGGCCGTGAACGTGAACACCATTCGCGGCGACGCCCTGCTGCAGGTCACGGCCTCGTTCAACGGCGGCGTGAAGGAACTGACCCGGGTGATTGAGGAGCGCAAGGACCGCATTGAGCGCGCCCGTCTGCTGACCCTGGCCGCCATTATCGGCGCGCTGGTGCTGGCCTTTACCCTGCTGATTCGCCTGTCGCGCTCTATCGTGAAGCCGCTCTCGGAGCTGACTCGCGCCAGCCGCGCCGTGTCGCAGGGCGACCTGAACGTGCTGGTGCCGGTGCAGACCCGCGACGAGCTGGGCTTCATGGCCCACACCTTCAACGGCGCGACCGCGCAGCTGCGCGAGAACGAAGCCAAGAACGCCATGGAGCGCGAAGAAGCGCTGAAGCTGCAGGCGAACATCGGCAACTTCCTGGACGTGACCATGGACATCGCCGGCGGCGACCTGACCCGGCGCGGCGTGGTGTCCGAGGACGTGCTGGGCAACGTGGTGGACTCGATCAACGTGATGGTCGATGAGCTGGGGGCCGTGCTGGGTGAAGTGCAGAAAGCCTCGCAGTCCGTGACCGCCGCCAGCCGCGACATGCTGAGCACCACCGACCAGATCGTGCAGGGCGCCGACACCACCACCAGCGAAACCCGCCGCGTGGCCGATCAGGTGCGCGCCGTGACCGAAGGCTTCCGCGAGATGGCCGAAGCCGCGCAGCAGAGCGCCGAGTCCGCCCGTCAGGCGCTGGAAGCCTCGCAGCAGGGCCGCGAGGCCGTGCTGGGCACCCTGGACGGCATGCAGAACATCCGCCGCGAGGTGCAGGGCGTCTCCAAGCGCATCAAGACGCTGGGCGACCGCTCGCTGGAAATTCAGGAAATCGTCGACACCATTTCGCGCCTCTCCAGCCAGACCAACCTGCTGGCGCTGAACGCCTCGATTGAGGCGGCCGGTGCAGGCGCTGCAGGCAGCCGCTTCGCCATCGTGGCCGATGAAGTGCGTAAGCTGGCCGACTCCTCGGCGCAGGCCACCGCTCGCATCGCCAGCCTGATTCGCACGGTGCAGCTGGAAATCACCGAAGTGGTTGCCAGCGTGGAAGACGGTACGCGCGAGGTGGAGCAGGGCTACCGCGTGGCCTCGGCCGCCGGGGAGCGCATCGAGCAGCTGGGTAAGCTGGCCGCCGAGTCCGCACAGTTTGCCGAGCGCATCAACGCCGCCACCACCGAGCAGGTGAAGAGCGTGGAACAGGTGAAAGAGGCCGTCGAGCAGATCGGTCAGGTGGCCGAGCAGTCGCACGAGAGCGTGCAGCGCGGCCGTGACGCCGCCCAGCGTCTGCAGCACCTCGCGCAGAACCTGCTGCAGGGCCTGTCGCGCTTCAAGATCCCCACGAACTGA
- a CDS encoding chemotaxis protein CheW: MMGALLVRVQAERFALPLSGEQAIAELGPVSPLPHGEPLLRGLTTLQGRAVPLLDLSALLGTPEAEREEPRLMVLTSVEGDRVALLVNEVYGVTSLPSPPPSTALLIEMPGGPLLNVVTLAREVRAFLAS; encoded by the coding sequence ATGATGGGCGCGCTGCTCGTCCGGGTGCAGGCCGAACGCTTTGCCCTGCCGCTGTCGGGGGAGCAGGCGATTGCCGAACTGGGGCCTGTGTCCCCGTTGCCCCACGGCGAGCCGCTGCTGCGCGGCCTGACCACCTTGCAAGGTCGAGCCGTGCCCCTGCTGGACCTGTCCGCCCTGCTGGGCACCCCGGAGGCCGAGCGGGAAGAGCCGCGCCTGATGGTGCTGACCAGCGTGGAAGGTGACCGCGTGGCCCTGCTGGTCAATGAGGTCTACGGCGTGACCTCGCTGCCCAGCCCCCCCCCCAGCACCGCCCTGCTGATCGAGATGCCCGGCGGCCCGCTGCTCAACGTCGTCACCCTGGCCCGCGAAGTGCGCGCCTTCCTCGCATCCTGA
- a CDS encoding MHYT domain-containing protein yields the protein MEHSGMVHHTWNSSYIALSFLIAALASYISLELAGRAGRNLRNAANRFWLVAQALVLGYGIWAMHFVGMLAFEVKAAVGFNSGLTALSGLAAVLFMYPALLIVHSGAFNLRRLAVAGTVAGTGIAVMHYLGMYGFRVPGTTVEVVWLPLIGSLLIAVGASTAALFLFHRLSGAWRTQQGRLKTVGLQALASVVMGVAIISMHYTGMAALKYRVADELALGSAAAGADTSLLGLVVSVVSFLLLGLAVTSIFMDAGRGGDLDELDFDTAATGAAAD from the coding sequence ATGGAACACAGTGGCATGGTCCACCATACGTGGAACAGTTCGTATATTGCGCTCTCGTTTCTGATTGCGGCGCTGGCCTCGTATATCTCGCTGGAACTGGCCGGGCGCGCGGGGCGCAACCTGCGCAACGCTGCCAACCGCTTCTGGCTGGTGGCCCAGGCCCTGGTGCTGGGCTACGGCATCTGGGCCATGCACTTCGTGGGCATGCTGGCCTTTGAGGTCAAGGCGGCCGTGGGCTTTAACAGCGGGCTGACCGCCCTGTCCGGGCTGGCCGCCGTGCTGTTCATGTACCCGGCCCTGCTGATTGTGCACAGCGGTGCGTTCAACCTGCGACGTCTGGCTGTGGCCGGCACCGTGGCCGGCACGGGGATCGCGGTCATGCACTACCTGGGCATGTACGGCTTCCGTGTGCCCGGCACCACGGTCGAAGTGGTGTGGCTGCCGCTGATCGGCTCGCTGCTGATCGCCGTGGGCGCCAGCACGGCCGCGCTGTTCCTGTTCCACCGTCTCTCGGGGGCGTGGCGCACGCAGCAGGGCCGCCTCAAGACCGTGGGCCTGCAGGCGCTGGCATCCGTGGTGATGGGCGTGGCGATTATCAGCATGCACTACACCGGCATGGCCGCCCTGAAGTACCGCGTGGCCGACGAACTGGCCCTGGGTTCGGCAGCAGCCGGCGCAGATACCTCGCTGCTGGGCCTCGTGGTGAGCGTGGTGTCGTTCCTGCTTCTGGGTCTGGCCGTCACCAGCATCTTCATGGACGCCGGACGCGGCGGTGACCTGGACGAACTGGACTTCGACACGGCCGCCACCGGCGCCGCTGCCGACTGA
- a CDS encoding metallophosphoesterase family protein codes for MKKFILCAAVVLTACGLSPQTTELSTAPELNAQAVPPVTLLAAGDIGKCGYDGAAKTGTLVRRILGTNPTALVAALGDLAYPNGTATDFRNCYDPHWGSFKASTRPAPGNHEYYTSGAAPYYAYFGANAGPAGKGYYSFDFGAWHIVSLNSNCSAIGGCAAGSPQEQWLRADLSASTKRCTLAFWHHPLFSSGQHGNNTATRDLYKALYQARAEIVLNGHDHHYERFALQDHLGNATTAGIREFLVGTGGGGLYSTSTPRRNSVVRYNQGYGILKLTLGDGQYSWDFVSEDGKTWTDRGTGTCA; via the coding sequence GTGAAAAAATTCATCCTCTGTGCGGCCGTCGTCCTGACGGCCTGTGGCCTGAGTCCCCAAACCACCGAGCTGTCCACGGCGCCCGAGCTGAACGCGCAGGCCGTGCCGCCCGTCACGCTGCTGGCTGCCGGAGACATCGGCAAATGCGGCTACGACGGCGCCGCCAAAACCGGCACGCTGGTGCGGCGCATTCTGGGCACCAACCCCACGGCGCTGGTGGCGGCCCTGGGCGATCTGGCGTACCCGAACGGCACCGCCACCGATTTCCGCAACTGCTACGACCCGCACTGGGGCTCGTTCAAAGCCAGCACCCGCCCCGCGCCCGGCAACCACGAGTATTACACCAGCGGCGCGGCCCCCTACTACGCGTACTTTGGCGCCAACGCGGGCCCGGCGGGTAAGGGCTACTACAGCTTCGACTTCGGGGCGTGGCACATCGTGTCGCTGAACAGCAACTGCTCGGCCATCGGCGGATGCGCGGCCGGCTCACCGCAGGAACAGTGGCTGCGCGCCGATCTGAGCGCGTCCACCAAGCGCTGCACCCTGGCCTTCTGGCACCACCCGCTGTTCAGCTCGGGGCAACACGGCAACAACACGGCCACGCGCGACCTGTACAAGGCGCTGTATCAGGCGCGGGCCGAAATTGTGCTCAACGGCCACGACCACCACTACGAGCGCTTTGCCCTGCAGGACCACCTGGGCAACGCCACCACGGCCGGCATCCGCGAATTTCTGGTGGGCACGGGGGGCGGCGGCCTGTACAGCACCTCAACCCCCAGGCGCAACAGCGTGGTGCGCTACAACCAGGGCTACGGCATCCTGAAGTTGACCCTGGGCGACGGCCAGTACAGCTGGGACTTCGTCTCGGAAGACGGCAAGACCTGGACCGACCGGGGCACCGGCACCTGCGCCTGA
- a CDS encoding response regulator transcription factor, giving the protein MARILIVDDSPADLKFLETALASGQHHVTALGDPAQVEAVAEQVRPELLMVDVVMPGRNGYEVVRGLRKQPGMENLKVVFVSSKGNETDVKWGLRQGADDYLVKPYTPDQLHAVVQRLIG; this is encoded by the coding sequence ATGGCACGAATTCTGATTGTTGATGACTCTCCCGCCGACCTCAAATTCCTGGAAACCGCCCTGGCCAGCGGCCAGCACCACGTCACGGCGCTGGGTGACCCGGCCCAGGTGGAAGCGGTGGCCGAGCAGGTGCGCCCCGAACTGCTGATGGTGGATGTGGTCATGCCCGGGCGCAACGGGTACGAAGTCGTGCGCGGCCTGCGCAAGCAGCCCGGCATGGAGAACCTGAAGGTGGTCTTTGTGTCCAGCAAGGGCAACGAGACCGACGTGAAGTGGGGCCTGCGCCAGGGCGCCGACGACTATCTCGTCAAGCCCTACACCCCCGACCAGCTGCACGCAGTGGTCCAGAGGCTGATCGGCTGA
- a CDS encoding response regulator transcription factor, with product MNPSDLTDPNNPTTVLVVDDSVSVRKALERILAPQGFAVRMADSAESALNTLDPMPDMILADILMPGMSGLELTRILGDQGVTVPIMLMSGIVDEVTQRDAQAAGACGVLRKPFTPGELLPAIEPHLRAALAARVPAAEAAPAASSAPAPTAPTETGPLAGLAQVAGVRGATLYGENGAVAAQTGAALPEAFGMYARFLLTAANVGSAHVGQGDLGHLTLNYGGASVLLLPHGAGQLACVVSGPEVAGAVLGWRASQQN from the coding sequence ATGAACCCGTCTGATCTGACTGACCCCAACAACCCCACCACCGTGCTGGTGGTGGACGACAGCGTCAGTGTCCGTAAAGCCCTGGAGCGCATTCTGGCCCCACAGGGCTTCGCCGTGCGCATGGCCGACAGCGCCGAGAGCGCCCTGAACACCCTGGACCCCATGCCCGACATGATCCTGGCCGACATCCTGATGCCCGGTATGAGCGGCCTGGAACTCACGCGCATTCTGGGCGACCAGGGTGTGACGGTGCCCATCATGCTCATGAGCGGCATCGTGGACGAGGTGACCCAGCGCGACGCCCAGGCGGCGGGCGCCTGCGGCGTGCTGCGCAAGCCCTTTACCCCTGGCGAACTGCTGCCCGCTATTGAGCCCCACCTGCGCGCGGCGCTGGCCGCCCGGGTGCCAGCGGCCGAAGCGGCGCCGGCGGCCAGCAGCGCGCCTGCCCCCACCGCCCCCACCGAAACCGGCCCCCTGGCGGGGCTGGCGCAGGTGGCCGGGGTGCGGGGCGCGACCCTGTACGGCGAGAACGGCGCCGTGGCGGCCCAGACAGGCGCGGCCCTGCCCGAAGCCTTTGGGATGTACGCCCGCTTTCTGCTCACGGCCGCGAATGTGGGCAGTGCCCACGTGGGCCAGGGCGACCTGGGCCACCTGACCCTGAATTACGGCGGCGCCTCGGTGCTGCTGCTGCCGCACGGCGCGGGCCAGCTGGCCTGCGTGGTGTCGGGCCCCGAGGTGGCGGGCGCGGTGCTGGGCTGGCGGGCTTCGCAGCAGAACTAA
- a CDS encoding DUF4388 domain-containing protein codes for MTLGPQAGCLVVSPQLSRALSHAALIEVAGMSASTAAGGLHALTQIERERPPLVVIDPALDDLSPADLHEILRDDPASAETVVLIPGAQLPGRYGGPFDVVVPAGMTAPEGLARALARMPGLSAPTWDDPEAAALDGQLSDLGLTDVLLCAQDLQLSGLLLVHLGAQPAHLVLRRGEIIDAECGDRAPTQAVPFLLSARAEGDFRFHLLSPDALDGYPRQITLPTARLLMEAAVHVDHAQAADPLASALEAS; via the coding sequence GTGACCCTTGGTCCGCAAGCGGGCTGCCTGGTGGTCTCGCCCCAGCTGTCGCGCGCCCTGTCACACGCTGCCCTGATTGAGGTGGCCGGCATGAGCGCCTCCACGGCGGCGGGGGGCCTGCACGCCCTGACCCAGATTGAGCGCGAGCGCCCGCCCCTGGTGGTCATTGACCCGGCGCTGGACGACCTGAGCCCGGCCGACCTGCACGAGATTCTGCGCGACGACCCGGCCAGTGCTGAGACGGTGGTGCTGATTCCCGGCGCCCAGCTGCCAGGCCGCTACGGTGGACCCTTTGACGTGGTGGTGCCGGCCGGCATGACTGCCCCCGAAGGGCTGGCGCGCGCCCTGGCCCGCATGCCGGGGCTCAGCGCGCCCACCTGGGACGACCCTGAAGCGGCGGCCCTGGACGGGCAGCTGAGCGACCTGGGCCTGACTGACGTGCTGCTGTGCGCGCAGGACCTGCAGCTCTCGGGGCTGCTGCTGGTGCACCTGGGCGCGCAGCCTGCGCACCTCGTGCTGCGCCGGGGCGAGATTATTGACGCCGAGTGCGGCGACCGCGCACCCACCCAGGCCGTGCCGTTTCTGCTCAGCGCCCGTGCGGAGGGCGACTTCCGCTTTCACCTTCTTTCTCCCGACGCCCTGGACGGTTACCCCCGGCAGATCACTCTGCCCACCGCCCGGCTTCTGATGGAAGCGGCGGTGCATGTCGACCATGCCCAAGCCGCCGACCCGCTTGCGTCCGCCCTGGAGGCCTCATGA
- a CDS encoding DUF3995 domain-containing protein, whose amino-acid sequence MDIQLGWHLLAAMGLIGVGLLHVAWGMGSPWPARTPEALARAVVGGMSGGLPGLGPCLVVAGLLFVGALLVVWAPQGPALVRLGAGLVAAVLLARGIAGFLMATLSPAFRVQPFHRWNMWLYSPLCLLLGTGALLSLR is encoded by the coding sequence ATGGATATTCAACTGGGGTGGCATCTGCTGGCAGCCATGGGTTTGATCGGGGTGGGGCTGCTGCATGTGGCCTGGGGGATGGGTTCACCCTGGCCGGCCCGCACGCCGGAAGCCCTGGCGCGAGCGGTGGTGGGCGGCATGTCCGGCGGCCTGCCAGGGCTGGGGCCCTGTCTGGTGGTGGCGGGGCTGCTGTTTGTCGGCGCGCTGCTGGTGGTGTGGGCACCCCAGGGGCCTGCGCTGGTGCGCCTGGGCGCTGGGCTGGTGGCCGCCGTTCTGCTGGCCCGGGGGATAGCGGGGTTCCTCATGGCCACGCTGTCGCCCGCCTTCCGGGTGCAGCCGTTCCACCGCTGGAACATGTGGCTGTACTCGCCCCTTTGCCTGTTGCTGGGTACTGGCGCACTGCTGAGCCTGAGGTAA